From Hallerella porci:
TGTCACTGGCTTCACTATTCGGTTTCACAAAGGCAGTCGTTTCAACAACTTTAACAAGCCCCGTATTTTGGTACATAACTCCATCGACAATCAACTTGCCGTAATTTTTAGGAGTCATCTTGTAATTTTCATTTGTCTGTACCGGGCGAATCAAGGCGCCATATTTCCAATCATAGAAGCTCAAGTCAGCCCCATAGGATTCAGCAAAATCCAAAATTTTGCCCACCTGTGCTGAATTTTGCGCTGTTTGAGAAACCCAATAAGTGCCACCATCCTTACTCAAAGTGTCCTTTCCTTCCACATAGCCGCCCGCAGGCATAAAAATGGTTTTGGCGTTACATGTCACCGCATAGCCGCCGACGCTTTCGCCTTTGGAATTTTTCTGGCTGCTGAATTTCCAAGTACACTTTTTAAGAAGTTCTTCGACTTCTTCGGGCGTTGGCATGCGCCAGTTTTTGCCCCAGTTTTTTGCAGCGGCATCGTAAGAAGCATTCCCTGCAATGTCAGAGGTTCCGACTTTATAATAGTCCGTAATTTGGGCATCGGAATCTTTGAATTTTTGAGATTCTTCGTCGTAGGATTCTTTAGGTTCGACTTCGCCAAATGCGTAATAGAAGCCCACATCGGCTTGCTGCTCGAGCTTTCGGCAACGCTTGAACTTGAAACCTCGGTCGAACTTGACGACTTTGTGTCTTTGTTGGAACTTGAGGATTTCGTTGAACTGGAAGATTTGGAATTCGAGGATTTTCCGCTCGAACTAGAAACCTTGGTCGAACTCGAAGATTTGGAATCCGAGGATTTTGAATTTGAAGATTTAGCGTTAGAGCTAGAACTTACCTTCGTCGAACTCGATGACTTCGAAGACTTTGTGGAGCTCGAAGATTTTGATTTTGACTCCGAAGACGTGACGCTGCTCGAGCTCGAATCTTCTTCTATTGCGGGTTCATCGGGACCTGCCCCCGAACTGGAATCGTCGCAGGCAGTGAATGTAAAAGCTACGCCGAAAGCGACGAGACTTGTCAAAGTGGATTTAAGGATAAATGATTTCATACCAATTCTCCAAAAGTGGATTTAATTTTAATCATAGTAAACAAGTATGATTTTTGGAAGACTTATCTGTTTTTTTCTTACTATACTTATTTTATCCATTATTTTGCTGCGAAGCCGCCTTACTCTAAACGATCACGCTCCCTGGTGACTGCAGTTCAAAATTTCCCTCCCCATTTCTAATACAAAAAAAGCCCCGCAGCACGCGGAGCTTTTTCCAAAACAAAGGGTTAAAGATATTAGAAGCGGAAGTGTGCGAATGCGCGGTTCGCTTCAGCCATCTTATGCACATCCTGTTTCTTACGGATGGCATTGCCTTCGTTATTCTTAGCAGCAACGAGTTCTGCTGCAAGACGTTCGGCCATATTTGCTTCAGTACGGCTACGTGCTGCAGCCAAAAGCCAACGAAGAGCGAGAGCCTTTGCACGATCCGGAGCGACTTCCATCGGAACCTGGTAGTTTGCACCACCGATACGACGGGACTTCACTTCGAGCTTCGGCTTGATGTTTTCAAGGCATTCTTCGAACTTAGCAAGCGGAGTGCCTTCGCCTTCCACTTTCTTGTTCAAAATGTCAAGAGCAGTGTAAACGATTTGTTCTGCAATCGTCTTCTTACCTTGCTTGAGAACAACACCGATGAGTTCGGTGATCAAAACGGAATGATAACGCGGGTCAGCAATTGTGCGCTTGTGGATTGTCTTTCTTCTTCTAGACATGTGCCCTTCCTTTACTTCTTAGCCGGAGCTTTTCTCTTCACGCCGTATTTAGAACGTGCTTGGTTACGACCGTTCACAGCCTGGGTATCGAGAGTACCGCGGATAATGTGGTAACGAACACCCGGAACGTCCTTGACACGACCGCCACGGATAAGAACAATGGAGTGTTCCTGAAGGTTGTGACCTTCACCCGGGATGTAAGCGGTGACTTCCATCTTGTTGGAAAGACGGACACGCGCAATTTTACGGAGTGCGGAGTTCGGCTTCTTCGGCGTGGTGGTGTACACACGGGTGCAGACACCGCGCTTTTGCGGACTTTGTTTCAGAGCCGGCGAAGCGGTTCTGTTGAGGATCTTTTCACGGCCCTTGCGGACGAGCTGTTGTATAGTAGGCATTTTATTTTATTCCCTAATTTTGGAAACCCAAATATAGTTCTTTTTCGAATATTTTCAAGTTTTACCTATCAAATTATTCGAGATTTTCACCATTTTCTTCCGAGGCTTCGGAACCGGTGTCTGGCATCGAGAAAGAGACGCCTCCGGTTTGATAGTCCGATTCCACCTGAGCAGCACGGTTAGCGGCAGCCTCTGCTTCGGCATCGGAATCGATGACCACAACGTCACGCAGGTGACGGGCGCCTGTTCCGCAAGGAATCAGGTGTCCCATGATGACGTTTTCCTTCAGTCCCATCAACGGGTCCTCACTACCTTCAATAGCAGCACGAGTAAGGATCTTCGTTGTTTCCTGGAAGGACGCTGCAGAAATGAAGCTATCCGTAGCAAGCGAAGACTTGGTGATACCGAGAAGCATCGGAGTTCCCTTTGCTTCGGCACGACCTTCAGCTCTAAGCTTGTCGTTCTTCATGCGCAAACGTGCCTTGGAGATTTCTTCATCCGGAAGGAGCTCGGAATCACCAGGATCGGAAATTTTAATCTTACGCATCATCTGACGGACAATGCATTCGATATGCTTATCGGCGATGGCCACACCTTGCAAGCGGTAAACGGCCTGGATTTCGTTGACCAGGTGACGTTGCACAGCTTCGGGGCCTTGAACGCGGAGAATATCGTGCGGATCCACGGAACCGTCGCAGATTTTTTGACCTCTGCGAACACGGTCGCCTTCGAGAACCGCCAAGTGGCGTCCACGCGGAACGAGCACAGTTTGTTCTTCGTCGCCGTTTTTGATGATCACCTTTTGGTTGCCGCGTTCTTCGTTGCCGTATTCGACGATACCGTCGATCGGAGCGATCACTGCGACATTCTTCGGGACGCGAGCTTCGAAAAGTTCTGCAACACGAGGAAGACCACCAGTAATATCCTTTGTTTTACCCACTGCACGCGGAAGCTTTGCCAAGATTTCACCTTGCACAGCCTTATCGCCATCGTGAACAGAGAGAATTGCGCCATCCGGTAAGTAGTAAACACCGAGACGAGCGCCATCGGCATCGACCACGTTAATCGCCGGACGATGCTTACCGTGACGATCACTGATAACGGTCCAAGTTTCAACACCTGTCACGTCATCCTTATCCACACGATAAGTTGTATTTTCAATCAAATCCACAAATTGGATTTTACCGCTAGCGTTGCTGAGAATCGGGCTTGTGTACGGATCCCATTCAAAGAGCTTGGTATCCTTTGTCACCGTTGCGCCGTCTTCAACATAAAGGGTTGCGCCATACGGAATCTGCCAACGACCCTTGTTAATGCCGGTTGCATCATAAATCACAAGTTCGCCCATACGGCTGACCACGATTTTGCTTCCGTCATGATCCAAAGTGTTAACGTTATCCAATTCAATTTTACCATCGACCGGAGCGCTCTTCGAATTTTCAACCGTAAGACGGCTAGAAGCACCACCGATGTGGAATGTACGAAGTGTTAACTGCGTACCCGGTTCACCAATGGACTGAGCTGCGATAACACCGACCGCTTCGCCGAGATCCACCGGACGACCAGAAGCAAGCATACGACCGTAGCACTTTGCGCAGACACCGTTACGAGCTTCGCAAGTGAGAACCGAGCGCATCTTCACATGTTCAAGACCGGTTGCAGAAATTTTCGGCAAGTCGCGTTCTGTAACGAGTTCACCAGCCTTGACAATAACTTCGCCTGTCACCGGGTGAACGATATCTTCGACCGGAGCGCGACCGAGCAAACGTTCTTCGAGAGTGATAATGGTATCGTCGCCATCCTTGTAAGCCGAAATATCAATGCCATCTTTCGTATGGCAATCTTCTTCGACAATCACCAAGTCCTGAGCCACGTCAACCAAACGACGAGTCAAGTAACCTGCGTCAGCAGTTTTCAAAGCGGTATCCGCCAAACCTTTACGAGCACCGTGAGCCGAAATGAAGTATTCCATTTCGTTCAAGCCTTCGCGGAAGCAAGACTTAATCGGGTTTTCGATAACTTCTTGACCGCCGAGTTGCTTTGTCGGTTTCTGCATCAAGCCGCGCATACCCGAGAGCTGCTTAATCTGTTCGCGGCTACCACGAGCGCCCGAATCCGCCATCATGTAAACCGGATTGAATCCATCGCGGTCATGAGAGAGGAGATCCCACTGCTTTGCAGCCACATCGCTAGTCGTCTTCGACCAAACGTCGATGATCTGGTTATAACGTTCACCGTCCGTAATCACACCGTCTTCGTAGAGTTCACGAATGCGGTTGACCTTTTCGGTTGCTTCTTCGAGGAGTTGTTGCTTTTCTGGCGGAATCACCATTTCAGCGATAGCCACAGAAGAGCCCGAAATTGCAGCCCACTTATAACCGAGAGCTTTCAAATCATCCAAATATTCCACGGTGACGCGATTGCCGGTACGACGATACAAATCGTCAATCGACTTTGCAATCACTTTCTTGCCGAAGGTTTCGTTTGCAAAACCCACTGCATTCGGGATGATTTCATTCAAAATAATTCGACCCATCGTCGTCTTGATGAGCGACGGTTCCTGCAAGGTGAGGAACTTAATCTTTTCGCCCTTCTTAGCGACAACTTCAGAAACACCGTTATCATCCGGTTGTTCCATCAAGCAACGAGTGTCTTTTTCCAAAGCACCCATGTAAATTTTTCTTCCGGCAGGAAGACGCAAATAGCATTCGGCGTTGAGGTCAATTTTTCCGTTGCCATAAGCGCGGAGAGCTTCTGCTGCATCGTAGAAATGCATACCTGCACCCAAACGGTTCGGACGCGGCTTCGAGATGTAGTAAAGTCCAAGCACGATATCCTGACCCGGAACAGCAATCGGAAGACCCGAAGCCGGGTGAAGAATGTTATTCGACGAAAGCATAAGCACGCGGCATTCCAACTGCGTTTCGAAAGAAAGCGGAAGGTGCACTGCCATTTGGTCACCATCGAAGTCTGCGTTGAATGCAGTACAAACGAGCGGGTGCAAACGAATCGCATTTCCTTCGATCAATTTCGGATAGAACGCCTGAATACCCAAGCGGTGCAGTGTCGGAGCACGGTTAAGCATCACCGGATGGTCTTCGATAATTTCTTCGAGAATGTCCCAGACTTCGGGCTTTTCGGCGTCCACAAATTTCTTTGCAGCCTTCAAAGTATAAACCGTTCCCGATTCTTCCAAGCGTTGAATAATAAACGGCTTGTAAAGTTCCAAAGCCATACGCTTCGGAAGACCGCACTGGTGCATTTTCAATTCTGGTCCGACGACAATCACCGAACGACCCGAATAGTCAACGCGCTTACCGAGAAGGTTCATACGGAAGCGGCCTTGCTTACCCTTCAAAAGTTCCGAGAGGGACTTGAGCGGGCGATTCGAACCGACGCGAGCCGTGCGACGACCGCTATCAAACAACTGGTCAACCGCTTCTTGCAACATACGCTTTTCGTTGCAAAGAATCACATCCGGAGCCTTGATGTCAATCAATTTCTTCAGACGATTATTGCGGTTAATGACGCGGCGATAAAGTTCGTTCAAGTCAGAAGTGGCGAAACGACCACCATCCAGCGGAACGAGCGGGCGCAAATCAGGTGGAATCACCGGCAGAACATCGAGGATCATCCATTCCGGCTGATTCGAAAGTTCCTTTGCCTGAGCCGGATACTTTTCGCGGAATTCGCAGAAAGCGTCGAGCAAATTGAATTCTTGGCCTTCAATTTTTGCTGCATAGCCGCCTTTGCGTTCACCATCAGCACCGACAACGCCATACTTAAAGTCTTCGACTTTTTCAGCGAGATCTTTAATTTTCGGCGAAGCGTTATTCTTTTTCTTTTCCGGATTTTCGTAGTAAGAAAGGAAATCTTCCATCTGCGATTTTTTGAAGGCTTCAACAATCTTCAAACGCTTGATGGCTTCGTCGCGTTTCGTCTTCGACTTTGAATTTGCATCGACACGGAGTTCTTCCGAGAGCTTGACAAAGTCAACATTGGCGAGGAGCTGCTTCAAAGCAGAAGCGCCCATCTTTGCCGAGAAATGACGACCTTCTTTTTCCAAGTCTTGATACTTGAATTCATCGATCAATTCATTCTGCTTCAAATCGGTATCGCCCGGATCCAGCACAATGTACTTTTCGTAGTAGATGATGTTATCCAAAGACTTGGTATCGAGATCCAAGATGGCTCCGAGCACACACGGCTGATTTTTTACAAACCAAACGTGAGCAAGCGGAATAGCGAGTTCAATATGACCCATGCGTTCACGACGCACTTTGGAATGGGTAACTTCCACACCGCAGCGGTCGCAGATAACGCCTTTGAAACGAATACGCTTATACTTGCCGCAGTTGCATTCCCAGTTCTTCACCGGTCCAAAAATGCGTTCGCAGAACAAGCCGTCACGTTCCGGCTTAAAGGAACGGTAGTTGATCGTTTCAGGCTTGGTGACTTCACCATAAGACCACTGACGGATCAAATCTGGAGAAGCGAGGTGAATCGAAACTTCACCGCTATTGTTTTCAGAATAATCAAAAGTTTCTTCTGACATATTACTTTTCTCCACTTGTCTTGATGTCGAGGCAGAGCGAACGAACTTCGCGAATCATCACGTTGAAGGATTCGGGGATTCCCGGTTCCGGCGTATTCTTGCCGTGAACGATAGCGTCATAAATCTTCGAACGACCCATCACGTCATCGGACTTCACCGTCAACAATTCCTGCAATGTGTAAGCAGCACCATAAGCTTCGAGAGCCCACACTTCCATTTCACCGAAGCGCTGACCACCGAATTGGCTCTTACCGCCGAGCGGCTGCTGCGTCACGAGTGCGTAAGAACCGATCGAACGAGCGTGAATCTTATCTTCAACAAGGTGACCGAGCTTGAGGTAGTACATATAACCGATTGTCACCGGGTTCAAGAACGGTTCACCGGTACGGCCATCGTAAAGTTTTGCCTTACCGATAATCTGTCCGTGTTCCGGATCCATCTTGTAAGAAACAATCGGCATCTTCTGGTAGGCTTTTTCCAATTCGCCAACGATATCGTCGAAGGATGCACCATCAAATACCGGCGTTGCAATCTTCATGCCGAGAACTTTTGCAGCCCAGCCCAAGTGCACTTCCAAAACCTGACCCACGTTCATACGAGAAGGAACGCCCAGCGGGTTCAAAAGGATTTGAATCGGACGACCATCTTCGGTAAACGGCATATCTTCAACCGGAACGATCTTCGATACGCAACCCTTGTTACCGTGACGACCAGCCATCTTGTCACCGACTTGGAGCTTTTTCTTCTTGGCAATGTAAACTTTCACCGTTTGGAGAACGCCCGGCTTGAGTTCATCACCTTTCGTCACCTTATCGATTTCCTTTTCCATCGTACGGGTCAAGCGATCAATCGATTCGTTTGCAACGGTAAGAAGACCAGCAGCCTTTTCTTGAGTTTCTGCATCGTCACGAGCAAAGGTCGAAGACGGAGCAATCGTCAAGAAGTCAAGACTGTTGAGCATCTTTTCGTTCAAAGTTGTTCCTTCCGGAATGCGAACTTCGTGGGTATCAATATCCACAATGCTGCCCGAAACTTTGCCCGAGAGCATTTCAATCATCGCATTGGTGCAAGTCGTCTTGATCTTATCAATATCGGCTTGGAACTGTTCCTTGATTTCGTTAATCTTTTCTTGATCTTCTGCGCGGCTCTTCTTGTCGTTATGATCTTTACGGCTAAAGACACGCGTTTCAAGAACGATACCCTTCATGCCCGGAGGCGCAACGAGAGAAGTATCGCGCACATCGCCCGCTTTTTCACCGAAGATAGCGCGGAGAAGTCTTTCTTCCGGAGAAAGTTCCGTTTCACCCTTCGGAGTCACCTTACCGACGAGAATATCGTCAGCGTGCACTTCGGCACCGACGCGGATAATGCCGCGTTCGTCAAGGTTCTTCAAAGCATCTTCGCCGACGTTCGGAATTTCACGAGTGAGTTCTTCCGGTCCACGCTTGGTTTCGCGAACTTCCACTTCGTATTCTTCTACGTGAATCGAAGTGAATGCGTCCTTAATCGCCAATTCTTCGGACACGATCACAGCATCTTCGTAGTTGTAACCATTCCACGGAATGAAAGCGATGAGAATATTTTTACCGATTGCGAGTTCGCCGTGATCCGTCGAAGCGCCGTCCGCCAAGACGTCACCCTTCTTCACAAAGTCGCCTACATTGACAACCGGTTTTTGGTTAATGCAAGAATCTTGGTTCGAACGTTCAAACTTGCGGAGGAGATAAGTATCCACCGGTTCGTGATCCAAGAATTCAAAGTTTTCGCCAAGTCCTTCCAACGGTTGGAATTCGCCGTTTTCGTCCAAAGTTCCGCGTTCGATAACGACAGTCATCGCATCGACGAACTTCACACGACCTTCATGCTTTGCACGCACAACGGTACCCGAATCCAATGCGGCACGACGTTCCAAACCAGTGCCCACCACCGGAGCTTCGGTGCGGAGCAGAGGCACAGCTTGACGCTGCATGTTCGAACCCATCAATGCACGGTTAGCATCGTCATGTTCCAAGAACGGAATAAGACCAGCTGCGACCGAGATAATTTGCTGCGGAGAAACGTCCATCAACTGGATGCGTCCTTCGAGAGCTTCGCTATCGACGGTTTTCAAATCAAATGTCGGTACAACGCCATTTTCAAATTTGCCCGATTCGTCCAGTTCGCCGCCGATTACGACGCGAGCTTTCAACGGATATTCATCCTTTTCACGAACCATCACAAAGTCTTCGGCGAAAGAAGTCAACTGATGACGTTCTTCCACATCCGTTTTTTCTGCATCCGAAGCTGCACTTGCAAGCATTCCTGCAAACAGCGGATCAAAACCCGCATTCTTCAAAACGGTATTGGCCGGAGCAATGTTAAAGGCATCTTCTTCGTCAGCCGTCAAATAGACCACGAAAGACGAAACGACATCATAAACCTTAGACGATTGCAAAACATAATCAGCTTTACCCTTAAAGGCTTCAAGCGGATTACCGTTGCGAACGAAATAGCTCGAACCATCATCGTTCTTAAATTCAAAGACTTTGTTCACAAAAGAATCAAAGAGAACGCGTTGGTTGTTGTCCAAATTCGAACGAACTTCAGCAATGTCCTTTGCGCCAAGTTCTAATTGCACAAAAAGACGCGGTTCGCGGACAAATCCTTTGTACAAACCAAAGTGCCACTTTTCTTCGGGGAAGTAAAGCGACTTGCCGTCTGCGCCCTTAAATTCTTGCAAACCGACAATGCGATACGGCGTTTCGATAAAGCCGAAATGGTTCACCACCGCATAAGTTGCAAGAGAGTTAATAAGACCGATGTTCGGACCTTCCGGTGTTTCAATCGGGCAAAGGCGTCCATAGTGAGTATAGTGAACGTCACGAACTTCGAAGCCTGCGCGTTCACGAGAAAGACCGCCCGGGCCCAAAGCAGAAAGACGACGCTTGTGAGTCAATTCCGACAGCGGGTTCATCTGATCCATGAACTGCGAAAGCTGGCTAGAACTGAAGAACGATTGCACAACCGTATTCACCGTGCGAGTATTCACCAAATCCCGCGGAGTCGGCGTTTCGTTATCGCCCGAGGTAAAGTTTTCACGGATGACGCGAGCCATACGAGAAAGACCGACAGAGAGTTGGTTCGCAACCAATTCCCCAACAGAACGGGTACGACGGTTTCCAAGGTGGTCAATATCATCCAAGACATAACCATCAGCGTCGCAATAAAGACCGACCATGTATTCGAAGATACCGAGGAAATCCGCTTCGGTCATCGTCATCGTGGTCAAAGACGGCTTTGAAAATCCTTTTTCAGCAAGAATTTTTTCAATCGCCGGAGTATAAACTTTTGCATTCAAACGATAACGGCCAACTTCGCCGAGATCGTATTTGCGCGGATCATCCAAGAAAGTGCTTTCGAATGCAATCTGAGCGGTCGCCATATTCGGCGCTTCTTCCTGCGATTGATGCATTACAAAGTAAATCAGCTTCAAAGCTTCTTCTTTGGTCTTGCACTTATCCGCCAAAAGCGTGTTGTGGACGAGCATATTTTCTTCATCTACAGCGATGAAAGAAATTTCAAAAATGCCGCTTTCTGTTAAACGAGCTGCGCATTTGTCGTCAAAAACACGGTTAGCATCCAAGATGACTTCGCCCGAAGATGTGTCAATCACATCGGCAGCCACAATACGGTTGTAGTAATCTTCCATATTGCCAGCAGAAAGAGTCACCTTTTCAATATTTTTATAGAAAAGCGAAATAATATCTGCAGTCGTTTCGAAACCGATGCAGCGGAGAAGAGCCGTCGCCGGAATCTTCTTTTTGCGGTCGATAATCAAATAGAGAATATCGCCGTCCGTATTAAATTCTACCCATGCACCACGATGAGGAATGATGCGGCTCTTAAAATTCGAGCGTCCGTTCGGGAGAAGTTCTTCGTCAAAGCTTACACCAGGAGAACGGTGCAACTGAGAAACGACAACGCGTTCTGCGCCGTTGATAATGAAAGTTCCATTCTCCGTCATGATCGGCAATTCGCAGATCAAAACATCGTTTTTGATTTCTTCCTTCAGTTTGCGATCTTCGCCATCTTCTTCAAAGACCTGAAGAGAAAGATTTGCATGCAGAGGAATGGAGTGAGTAAGCCCGCGTTCACGGCATTCACGAAGACTGTATTTGGGAATGCCAAAGAAGTAGCCTTCGTACTTGAGCGCGAAGAGCTTCTTCACGTCTGTGATGGGGAAAATGTCTTGGAAAACACGTTCCAAACCTACTTTGAGACGCTTCTCGGGAGGAACGCCATTTTGGAGGAAGTGGTCATAAGAAGCTTTCTGCACTTCGACCAGATATGGAAGTTCCAGCTGGAACTTATTGGAGGAATAATTCTTTCGCTCCGTCATTTTAAAACCTCATCCAGTGAAAAAACTAAAACACGGGAAAAACACCAAAAGCCCACACATGCGTGCAGGCATTTTGGCGTATTCGAATTAACGAATCGAAGGCATTACTTCAGAACGACCTTGGCACCAAGATCTTCGAGTTCCTTCTTCATCTTTTCAGCGTCAGCCTTCGGTGCGCCTTCCTTGACGACACTGTCAGCCTTTTCGACCATTTCCTTGGCTTCCTTCAAGCCGAGGCCGGTGATTGCACGAACAGCCTTAAGAACAGCCATCTTGTTGGCGCCGCATTCAGCGAGAACGACGTCAAATTCAGACTTTTCTTCAGCAGGAGCTGCACCAGCAGCTGCAGCGACGACAACGCCACCCGCAGCAGCTTCAATGCCGTGTGCTTCCTTGAGGTAGTCAGCCAACTGCTTGGCTTCGAGGAGGGTAAGACCCGCGATTTGATCACCAATAGCCTTGATATCTGTTGCCATGATGTTTTTCTCCAATTATTCCGTTTTGAAAAGTTATTTGTGAGTGGTTGTGTAGAGAACTTAGGCGGATGCTCCAGCCTGTTCCTTCTCCAGTTTTTCCGTGAGAGATTTGAGTTGACCCGCAATGGTCGAACCCGGTCCAAGAATGATTGTGACCAACTGAGCAAGCATGCCTGCGCGGTCTGGAATCTTGGAAAGTTCAACGACATCGGAACCCGGGCGAACTGCACCATCCAGGTACAAGCTCTTAGCAACGAGGAAATCCGGATTTTCCTTATGGAATTTTTCGATTTCACGTGCCGGGCTAATCGGATCATCGGCCGGACCGACCATGACGGAAGTTGCACCCTTGAGTGCATCGTCAAGACCAGTAACGCCCATCTTTTCAAGAACCTTCTTCAAGAGAGTGTTCTTGACAGCGACATACTTAACGCCCTTGGACTTGAGATTCTTACGGAGCTTGTTGTCCAGTTCAACAGGGATCTTCTCATAGTTGAGAAGGAAGATCGAAGTTGCACCTTCAAACTCTTTAACGATAGAATCAACTTTCTGTTGTTTTTTAACTACAGCTTTCATTGTTTATCTCCTATCGTGTAAGGCTCATGTCGAGTTTGAGACTCGGCGTCATAGTTGCCGTAATAAAGAGGCTCTTGATGTAAGTGCCCTTAGCGGTCTGCGGCTTGTTCTTAATCACAGAATCAATCACAGCTTTTACGTTTTCAACGAGCTGCGGAACTGTGAAAGACATTTTGCCGACCGGAGCATGCACATTAGCGCCCTTGTCAACACGGTACTGAATTTTACCAGCCTTAAGTTCCTTCACGGTTTGAGCGACGTTAATCGTCACCGTGCCGGACTTCGGGCTCGGCATAAGTCCACGAGGACCGAGCACACGAGCAACCTTACTAATCACCGGCATCATGTCGGGAGTCGCAACGACTGCATCAAATTCGAGCCAGCCTTCCTGGATCTTCTGGACCAAGTCTGCACCACCAACGTAATCAGCACCTGCGTCCTTTGCTGCTTGGAAATTGTTGTCCTTGCAGAACACGAGAACGCGGACCTGACGACCGGTACCGTTCGGGAGCACAACCGTGCCACGGACAGCTTGATCGGAGTTTTTGGGATCTACACCGAGATTGAAATGAAGCTCGACAGT
This genomic window contains:
- a CDS encoding SUMF1/EgtB/PvdO family nonheme iron enzyme, giving the protein MGFYYAFGEVEPKESYDEESQKFKDSDAQITDYYKVGTSDIAGNASYDAAAKNWGKNWRMPTPEEVEELLKKCTWKFSSQKNSKGESVGGYAVTCNAKTIFMPAGGYVEGKDTLSKDGGTYWVSQTAQNSAQVGKILDFAESYGADLSFYDWKYGALIRPVQTNENYKMTPKNYGKLIVDGVMYQNTGLVKVVETTAFVKPNSEASDIFKYHNTKLKPYAIGKYEVTQEFYTAVMGTNPSYFVGEEAAKKVADGESQNLRPVESVKWFNAIVFCNELTKKNFGCR
- the rpsG gene encoding 30S ribosomal protein S7; translation: MSRRRKTIHKRTIADPRYHSVLITELIGVVLKQGKKTIAEQIVYTALDILNKKVEGEGTPLAKFEECLENIKPKLEVKSRRIGGANYQVPMEVAPDRAKALALRWLLAAARSRTEANMAERLAAELVAAKNNEGNAIRKKQDVHKMAEANRAFAHFRF
- the rpsL gene encoding 30S ribosomal protein S12, which codes for MPTIQQLVRKGREKILNRTASPALKQSPQKRGVCTRVYTTTPKKPNSALRKIARVRLSNKMEVTAYIPGEGHNLQEHSIVLIRGGRVKDVPGVRYHIIRGTLDTQAVNGRNQARSKYGVKRKAPAKK
- the rpoC gene encoding DNA-directed RNA polymerase subunit beta'; this translates as MSEETFDYSENNSGEVSIHLASPDLIRQWSYGEVTKPETINYRSFKPERDGLFCERIFGPVKNWECNCGKYKRIRFKGVICDRCGVEVTHSKVRRERMGHIELAIPLAHVWFVKNQPCVLGAILDLDTKSLDNIIYYEKYIVLDPGDTDLKQNELIDEFKYQDLEKEGRHFSAKMGASALKQLLANVDFVKLSEELRVDANSKSKTKRDEAIKRLKIVEAFKKSQMEDFLSYYENPEKKKNNASPKIKDLAEKVEDFKYGVVGADGERKGGYAAKIEGQEFNLLDAFCEFREKYPAQAKELSNQPEWMILDVLPVIPPDLRPLVPLDGGRFATSDLNELYRRVINRNNRLKKLIDIKAPDVILCNEKRMLQEAVDQLFDSGRRTARVGSNRPLKSLSELLKGKQGRFRMNLLGKRVDYSGRSVIVVGPELKMHQCGLPKRMALELYKPFIIQRLEESGTVYTLKAAKKFVDAEKPEVWDILEEIIEDHPVMLNRAPTLHRLGIQAFYPKLIEGNAIRLHPLVCTAFNADFDGDQMAVHLPLSFETQLECRVLMLSSNNILHPASGLPIAVPGQDIVLGLYYISKPRPNRLGAGMHFYDAAEALRAYGNGKIDLNAECYLRLPAGRKIYMGALEKDTRCLMEQPDDNGVSEVVAKKGEKIKFLTLQEPSLIKTTMGRIILNEIIPNAVGFANETFGKKVIAKSIDDLYRRTGNRVTVEYLDDLKALGYKWAAISGSSVAIAEMVIPPEKQQLLEEATEKVNRIRELYEDGVITDGERYNQIIDVWSKTTSDVAAKQWDLLSHDRDGFNPVYMMADSGARGSREQIKQLSGMRGLMQKPTKQLGGQEVIENPIKSCFREGLNEMEYFISAHGARKGLADTALKTADAGYLTRRLVDVAQDLVIVEEDCHTKDGIDISAYKDGDDTIITLEERLLGRAPVEDIVHPVTGEVIVKAGELVTERDLPKISATGLEHVKMRSVLTCEARNGVCAKCYGRMLASGRPVDLGEAVGVIAAQSIGEPGTQLTLRTFHIGGASSRLTVENSKSAPVDGKIELDNVNTLDHDGSKIVVSRMGELVIYDATGINKGRWQIPYGATLYVEDGATVTKDTKLFEWDPYTSPILSNASGKIQFVDLIENTTYRVDKDDVTGVETWTVISDRHGKHRPAINVVDADGARLGVYYLPDGAILSVHDGDKAVQGEILAKLPRAVGKTKDITGGLPRVAELFEARVPKNVAVIAPIDGIVEYGNEERGNQKVIIKNGDEEQTVLVPRGRHLAVLEGDRVRRGQKICDGSVDPHDILRVQGPEAVQRHLVNEIQAVYRLQGVAIADKHIECIVRQMMRKIKISDPGDSELLPDEEISKARLRMKNDKLRAEGRAEAKGTPMLLGITKSSLATDSFISAASFQETTKILTRAAIEGSEDPLMGLKENVIMGHLIPCGTGARHLRDVVVIDSDAEAEAAANRAAQVESDYQTGGVSFSMPDTGSEASEENGENLE